One region of Drosophila kikkawai strain 14028-0561.14 chromosome 2R, DkikHiC1v2, whole genome shotgun sequence genomic DNA includes:
- the LOC108072300 gene encoding putative gustatory receptor 59b, producing the protein MLTLGKIYHGYGLLLGMTSYRLTNGRFQQSWITQAYAVILNVVLICTLPFVFWDIATELMISPWLPGKMYIVPFILHLVNYAVVAYILVSRCQRDSLVIDLLDLTDRLTRKMEQAELTSNPQLRRLLLLKSFTSAYLSFGVMASVLFIKSGFLIACLVNLSYSFLNLTSYFYFASVWQIARGYDFVNQQLCSGRALEGEIKNLWSLHLLFGSMAYRINRIYGVQMVVCRLDYIVSTIIYGYVGLIFMFKGITPLAVHAALILFVRTVDVFLDEFICELSLRYQCQPMDEVSEGKMSQERVLGLLTSFAIRTSICQHTQRIKMEEGPLSFMQFNPACLLLLVLGFSLLDYMVNTRSAQQKDARTSMPSTSAFPTRHRMSRKRSDDETPLARSCGLRHLQLRHRAKMLAGVKRRIDQDF; encoded by the exons ATGTTAACTCTCGGGAAGATCTACCATGGCTACGGGCTGCTTTTAGGCATGACGTCCTACCGTCTGACCAATGGCAGATTTCAGCAATCGTGGATAACCCAGGCATATGCCGTGATCCTGAACGTGGTCCTCATCTGTACTTTGCCATTTGTTTTCTGGGATATAGCCACTGAATTGATGATATCGCCTTGGCTGCCCGGGAAGATGTATATAGTTCCGTTTATTCTTCACTTGGTCAACTATGCGGTTGTGGCCTATATTCTGGTCTCGCGATGCCAGCGGGACAGCTTGGTAATAGACCTGCTcgacttgaccgatcgcctgACTCGGAAAATGGAACAAGCTGAACTGACATCGAACCCACAGCTGCGAAGGCTGCTTCTATTAAAGTCCTTTACATCCGCTTACTTGAGCTTCGGTGTAATGGCATCGGtgctttttataaaatcggGTTTCCTGATAGCTTGTCTGGTCAACCTTAGCTACAGCTTCTTAAACTTAACATCgtacttttactttgcctCCGTTTGGCAAATAGCCAGGGGCTACGATTTTGTAAACCAACAACTCTGTTCGGGAAGGGCGCTTGAAGGAGAGATCAAGAATCTTTGGTCCCTTCATTTGCTTTTCGGTAGCATGGCCTATAGGATAAACAGGATCTATGGTGTCCAGATGGTCGTCTGCCGACTGGACTATATAGTCTCCACCATTATATACGGCTACGTGGGACTTATTTTCATGTTTAAAGGAATAACTCCTCTTGCCGTGCATGCGGCGTTAATTCTTTTTGTGCGAACTGTGGACGTTTTCCTCGACGAGTTCATCTGTGAGCTGAGCCTAAGATATCAGTGTCAGCCGATGGACGAAGTAAGCGAGGGCAAAATGTCCCAAGAG CGTGTCCTGGGACTCCTTACATCATTCGCAATTCGCACTTCGATCTGTCAACACACGCAACGCATCAAAATGGAAGAAGGTCCTCTGtcgttcatgcagttcaatcCCGCttgcctgctgctcctggtgcTGGGTTTCTCGCTCCTGGACTACATGGTCAACACTCGATCTGCCCAACAGAAGGACGCCAGAACAAGCATGCCATCCACCAGCGCATTTCCAACGCGCCACAGGATGTCCAGGAAGAGGAGCGACGATGAGACTCCTCTGGCCAGAAGCTGCGGCCTGCGGCATCTGCAACTGCGTCATCGCGCCAAAATGCTGGCCGGCGTCAAACGAAGGATCGATCAAGATTTCTGA
- the LOC108072233 gene encoding putative gustatory receptor 59b, whose amino-acid sequence MRRIALIYNRYVMVIGMTSYLAVGGVFKQTKITQAYALVINAFTLVLLPKALWEASQSMIMAGWLPPFMWIIPYIQNSISYAVIAYTLISRCYRDAMLLDLELVIKQLNREMSRTGKQMNSKLQRIFLLKTFTLTYLCCAYIMAIFFWRWGDSWIYLMKTLLMNMSFNILIASTYFYFVTLWQIARGYDFVNQRLQEITTSEWDDLKEQVEELRSLWALHTNLSRTAKRINRHYGPQMLASRFDHFIFSIMNGYMGMIYAHRPGGSSVEKVYGFFLYIIRSLDFFLNDYICDLMTQYQSEPKSTLTEGHMSKELSSYVIYEHSIRLNLLVCGLYPANRNRWLHMIISIIVHSILLLQFHMVMNQK is encoded by the exons ATGCGGCGGATTGCTCTGATATATAATCGATACGTCATGGTCATCGGCATGACCTCGTACCTTGCCGTCGGCGGGGTATTCAAGCAAACGAAGATAACCCAGGCGTATGCCCTGGTAATCAACGCCTTCACCTTGGTCCTGCTGCCGAAGGCTCTATGGGAAGCGTCCCAGAGTATGATAATGGCCGGGTGGCTGCCACCGTTTATGTGGATAATTCCCTACATTCAGAACTCTATAAGCTACGCCGTGATTGCCTATACCTTGATTTCAAGATGCTATCGAGACGCCATGCTGTTGGATCTGGAACTTGTGATAAAGCAATTGAACCGTGAGATGTCGCGAACGGGAAAGCAGATGAACTCCAAGTTGCAAAGGATCTTTTTACTGAAAACCTTTACTTTGACGTATTTGTGTTGCGCCTACATAATGGCCATATTTTTTTGGCGATGGGGGGACTCCtggatttatttaatgaagaCATTGCTAATGAACATGTCCTTCAACATCCTCATTGCCAGCACCTATTTCTACTTTGTGACCCTCTGGCAAATAGCCCGGGGCTACGACTTTGTAAATCAGCGATTGCAGGAGATTACTACATCTGAATGGGATGACTTGAAGGAACAAGTTGAGGAACTTCGGAGCCTCTGGGCTTTGCATACAAATCTCAGCCGGACAGCCAAGCGCATAAATCGGCACTATGGACCACAAATGCTCGCCTCGCGATTCGAtcactttattttctcaattaTGAACGGATATATGGGCATGATCTACGCACACCGTCCAGGTGGTTCATCGGTTGAGAAGGTCTACGGATTCTTTCTCTACATAATACGAAGCCTGGACTTCTTTCTCAACGATTACATTTGCGATTTGATGACTCAATACCAGAGCGAGCCCAAAAGCACCCTTACCGAGGGCCACATGTCCAAGGAG CTCAGTTCCTACGTGATCTATGAACACAGCATTAGGCTTAATTTGCTGGTCTGTGGACTGTATCCGGCCAATAGGAATAGATGGCTGCACATGATCATTTCTATCATTGTCCATTCCATCTTGCTGCTGCAATTTCATATGGTTATGAACCAGAAATAg
- the Gr59b gene encoding putative gustatory receptor 59b, with translation MINSLVNLYFSYSLAIGITSHRFVKQRFRSSIFSRYYALIANILTLTLLPLVMWHTRAVFQTKGNFPQLILITYNVRYLVTYSVIVYTILSRGFRDTAFKEMEPLLLNLLKEEERCGQQDVRRSLMIMLYAKFFTIVWLCLTDSFFLFYSIETFNFLMIARFVFLSNGNNVLLMVPMGYFLGLWHIARGLDFVNRRLDAIITLSSRSPRDLEELQHLWSLHSALTKTAININKIYGPQMLASRFDNFIIGVIQAYWGAFFSFSISTPIFWLIYGTISYNMRSLDYYLIDHMCDVIVEYQSAARHAWSEHRWSKEISALVTYTNSLKLELWTCGLYQPNRSLWFGMTTSVWYYILMLLQFHLVMGNLKK, from the exons ATGATTAATTCGCTGGTGAACTTATATTTCAGCTATTCGCTGGCTATTGGGATAACCTCGCATCGCTTCGTCAAGCAGAGGTTTCGCAGTTCCATATTTTCGCGATACTATGCTCTGATCGCGAATATCCTCACCCTTACATTGCTGCCCTTGGTTATGTGGCATACTCGGGCCGTTTTTCAGACCAAGGGCAACTTTCCGCAACTCATCCTAATCACGTACAATGTGAGGTACTTGGTGACCTACAGTGTCATCGTATATACGATCTTATCGCGAGGATTTCGGGACACGGCCTTCAAGGAAATGGAGCCATTGCTGCTGAATCTACTTAAGGAAGAGGAGCGTTGTGGGCAACAAGATGTTAGACGATCTCTGATGATTATGCTGTATGCCAAGTTCTTTACGATAGTCTGGCTGTGCCTCACGGAttcatttttcttgttttactCGATTGAGACCTTCAACTTTTTGATGATAGCCAGATTTGTTTTCCTGAGCAATGGCAACAATGTGCTGCTCATGGTGCCAATGGGCTACTTTCTCGGCCTGTGGCACATTGCCCGGGGCTTGGATTTCGTCAATCGACGCTTGGATGCTATTATAACATTGTCGTCAAGATCGCCTCGTGACctggaggagctgcagcacctgtgGTCACTACATTCGGCTCTGACCAAGACAGCCATCAATATTAACAAGATCTACGGCCCCCAGATGTTGGCCTCTCGGTTCGACAACTTTATAATCGGTGTGATCCAAGCGTACTGGGGTGCCTTCTTCTCCTTTAGCATATCGACACCAATTTTCTGGTTGATCTACGGCACCATTAGCTATAACATGCGATCCCTGGACTACTATCTCATTGACCACATGTGCGATGTGATTGTGGAGTATCAGAGCGCGGCTCGGCATGCCTGGAGCGAGCATCGCTGGTCGAAGGAG ataagtGCCTTGGTGACCTATACCAACAGTCTGAAGCTGGAACTATGGACCTGCGGACTGTATCAACCGAATCGAAGTCTGTGGTTCGGCATGACCACCAGCGTGTGGTATTATATCTTAATGCTGTTGCAGTTTCATCTGGTTatgggaaatttaaaaaaatag